The Aureitalea marina genome includes a window with the following:
- a CDS encoding rhodanese-related sulfurtransferase, protein MQLYNTMSAKEREALLEQAGEDRLTLSFYQYAHIGNPELFRNHLFIAWDQMDVLGRIYVAKEGINGQLSVPAKNFQEFKNFMDGIYFLNDVRLNIAVEQDLKSFLKLKVKVRHKIVADGLDDDTFDVTDKGIHVGAEQFNALIDDPDTVLVDMRNHYESEIGHFKGAVTPDVDTFRDSLPIIEEDLKEHKEDKNLVMYCTGGIRCEKASAYYKHKGFKNVYQLEGGIIEYTRQVKEQELENKFIGKNFVFDHRRSERISEDVISNCHQCGKPCDTHTNCENEGCHLLFIQCEECAQKMEGCCSSECQDIIHLPDNEQKALRKGKHNSNKIFRKGRSEKLAYKQSV, encoded by the coding sequence ATGCAACTGTACAATACCATGAGTGCAAAAGAGAGGGAAGCTCTGCTGGAGCAGGCTGGTGAGGACCGCCTGACCCTTTCTTTTTACCAATACGCCCACATCGGGAATCCGGAATTATTCCGCAATCATTTATTTATAGCTTGGGACCAGATGGATGTCCTTGGCCGCATTTATGTGGCCAAAGAAGGGATCAATGGTCAGTTGTCCGTACCGGCCAAGAATTTCCAGGAATTCAAGAATTTCATGGACGGGATCTATTTCCTGAATGATGTAAGGCTTAACATAGCCGTAGAACAGGATCTGAAGTCCTTTCTTAAGCTAAAGGTCAAGGTTCGGCATAAGATCGTCGCCGATGGCCTGGACGACGACACCTTCGATGTTACTGATAAAGGGATACACGTGGGGGCGGAGCAATTCAACGCATTGATAGACGATCCGGATACCGTTTTGGTCGATATGCGCAACCACTACGAGAGTGAGATCGGCCATTTTAAGGGAGCTGTCACTCCGGATGTAGACACCTTTAGGGATTCCCTTCCTATTATTGAGGAAGATCTTAAAGAACACAAAGAAGATAAGAACCTTGTTATGTATTGTACGGGAGGTATTCGATGTGAAAAAGCCAGTGCCTATTACAAGCACAAAGGATTCAAGAATGTCTACCAACTTGAAGGGGGAATCATTGAATACACCCGGCAGGTGAAGGAGCAGGAGTTAGAGAATAAATTCATTGGAAAGAACTTCGTTTTCGATCACAGACGCAGTGAACGAATCTCTGAGGATGTGATCTCCAACTGCCACCAGTGTGGTAAACCCTGCGATACGCATACCAATTGTGAGAATGAAGGTTGTCATCTTCTGTTTATACAGTGTGAAGAGTGCGCCCAGAAGATGGAGGGATGTTGCAGTTCAGAATGCCAGGACATTATTCATTTACCGGATAATGAGCAAAAAGCCTTGCGCAAAGGAAAGCACAACAGTAATAAGATCTTCAGAAAGGGACGTTCAGAAAAACTGGCATACAAACAATCTGTTTAG